A genomic region of [Eubacterium] eligens ATCC 27750 contains the following coding sequences:
- the alaS gene encoding alanine--tRNA ligase yields MQYRGVNELRRLYLDFFESKGHLKMKSFSLVPHNDNSLLIINSGMAPLKPYFTGQEIPPRRRVTTCQKCIRTGDIENVGKTARHGTFFEMLGNFSFGDYFKDEAIHWSWEFLTETVGLDPDRLYPSIYQDDDEAFNIWNKEIGIAPERIFRFGKEDNFWEHGAGPCGPCSEIYYDRGEKYGCGKPGCTVGCDCDRYMEVWNNVFSQFNNDGHGNYTDLIQKNIDTGMGLERLAVVVQDVDSIFDVDTLQALRNKVCEMAGVKYKEDEKQDVSIRVITDHIRSVTFMVSDGIMPSNEGRGYVLRRLLRRAARHGRLLGIEGKFLSKLCETVIEGSKDGYPELEEKRTFITKVISEEEDKFNKTIDQGLSILNDMEAELASKGENVLSGADAFKLYDTYGFPMDLTKEILEEKNITIDEAGFNAAMEEQRVKARNARKVTNYMGADATVYDEIDPAITSAFVGYDKLTNESEITVLTTEEEVVDALSEGDKGTVIVDETVFYATMGGQEGDKGVIKTSEGEFAVETTIKLKGGKIGHVGTMTKGMMKVGDTATMEVSPAYRADTCKNHSATHLLQKALRIVLGDHVEQKGSYVDPDRLRFDFTHFQSMTKEEIAKVEDIVNEKIAEAIPVVTDVMTIEEAKKTGAMALFGEKYGEKVRVVAMGDFSKEFCGGTHVANTANIRLFKIVSEAGVAAGVRRIEALTDKGVIKYYAELEKTIEEAAKAAKAEPVQLVKKIAAMNDEIKSLMSENEKLKAELANNALGDTAGDIKEVNGVKYIATKVDGVDMNELRNLGDKLKGEIGSGVVVIVSAQGADKVSVIAMATDDVIAKGAHAGNLIKALAPIVGGGGGGRPNMAQAGGKNPAGIDELIAKVPDTILEQIG; encoded by the coding sequence GTGCAGTACAGAGGTGTGAATGAATTAAGAAGATTATACCTTGATTTCTTTGAGAGCAAGGGACATTTGAAAATGAAGAGCTTTTCTTTAGTTCCACATAATGATAACAGTCTGCTTATCATTAATTCAGGTATGGCTCCACTTAAGCCATATTTTACAGGACAGGAGATTCCACCAAGAAGAAGAGTTACAACTTGTCAGAAGTGTATAAGAACAGGTGATATCGAGAATGTAGGTAAGACAGCAAGACATGGTACATTCTTCGAGATGCTCGGTAACTTCTCATTTGGTGATTATTTTAAGGACGAAGCTATTCACTGGTCATGGGAGTTCTTAACAGAGACTGTAGGACTTGATCCAGACAGATTATACCCTTCTATATATCAGGATGATGATGAAGCATTTAATATATGGAATAAGGAAATCGGTATTGCACCTGAAAGAATATTCAGATTTGGTAAGGAAGATAACTTCTGGGAGCATGGCGCTGGTCCTTGCGGTCCATGTTCTGAGATATATTATGACCGTGGTGAGAAATATGGCTGTGGTAAGCCAGGCTGTACAGTAGGCTGTGACTGTGACAGATATATGGAAGTATGGAACAATGTATTCTCACAGTTTAACAATGACGGACATGGCAATTACACAGACCTTATCCAGAAAAACATTGATACAGGTATGGGACTTGAAAGACTTGCAGTTGTTGTGCAGGATGTTGATTCTATATTTGATGTTGATACATTACAGGCACTTCGCAACAAGGTTTGTGAGATGGCTGGAGTTAAGTATAAGGAAGATGAGAAGCAGGATGTCTCTATCCGTGTTATCACAGACCATATCCGTTCAGTAACATTTATGGTAAGTGATGGAATTATGCCATCTAACGAAGGAAGAGGATATGTCTTAAGAAGACTTTTAAGAAGAGCTGCAAGACATGGAAGACTTCTAGGTATTGAAGGAAAGTTTTTATCTAAGCTTTGTGAAACTGTAATTGAAGGCTCTAAGGACGGTTATCCTGAATTAGAGGAAAAGAGAACATTTATTACTAAGGTTATCTCTGAAGAAGAAGATAAGTTTAATAAGACTATCGACCAGGGATTAAGCATCCTTAATGATATGGAAGCTGAACTTGCTTCTAAGGGTGAAAATGTATTATCAGGAGCAGACGCATTTAAGCTCTATGATACTTACGGATTTCCTATGGATCTTACTAAGGAAATCCTTGAAGAGAAGAATATTACAATTGATGAAGCTGGATTTAATGCAGCTATGGAAGAGCAGAGAGTTAAGGCAAGAAATGCCCGTAAGGTAACTAACTATATGGGTGCAGACGCAACTGTATATGATGAGATTGACCCTGCTATAACAAGCGCGTTTGTCGGATATGACAAGCTTACTAATGAATCTGAGATTACAGTTCTTACAACAGAGGAAGAAGTTGTTGACGCTTTATCTGAGGGTGATAAGGGAACTGTTATTGTAGATGAGACTGTATTCTATGCTACTATGGGTGGTCAGGAAGGCGATAAGGGTGTTATTAAGACATCTGAAGGAGAATTTGCTGTTGAGACTACTATCAAGTTAAAGGGTGGCAAGATTGGTCATGTCGGAACTATGACTAAGGGCATGATGAAGGTTGGAGATACTGCAACAATGGAAGTTTCACCTGCTTACAGAGCAGATACATGCAAGAACCACAGTGCAACACATCTTCTTCAGAAGGCTTTAAGAATTGTTCTTGGTGATCATGTTGAGCAGAAGGGTTCATACGTTGATCCTGACAGATTAAGATTTGACTTTACACATTTCCAGAGCATGACTAAGGAAGAGATTGCTAAGGTTGAAGATATTGTTAATGAAAAGATTGCAGAGGCTATTCCTGTTGTTACTGATGTAATGACAATTGAGGAAGCTAAGAAGACAGGAGCTATGGCACTTTTCGGTGAGAAGTACGGCGAGAAGGTAAGAGTAGTTGCTATGGGAGACTTCTCTAAGGAATTCTGTGGTGGTACTCATGTTGCTAATACAGCTAATATCAGACTTTTCAAGATTGTATCTGAGGCAGGTGTTGCTGCAGGCGTAAGAAGAATTGAGGCTCTTACAGATAAGGGTGTTATAAAGTACTACGCTGAACTTGAGAAGACTATTGAAGAGGCAGCTAAGGCAGCCAAGGCAGAGCCGGTACAGCTTGTTAAGAAGATTGCAGCTATGAATGATGAGATTAAGTCCCTTATGAGTGAGAATGAGAAGCTTAAGGCCGAGCTTGCTAATAATGCACTTGGAGATACAGCAGGAGATATCAAGGAAGTTAACGGTGTTAAGTATATCGCAACTAAGGTTGACGGTGTTGATATGAATGAATTAAGAAACCTTGGTGATAAGTTAAAGGGTGAGATTGGTTCAGGAGTTGTTGTTATCGTCAGCGCACAGGGTGCTGATAAGGTAAGCGTTATTGCGATGGCAACAGACGATGTTATTGCCAAGGGTGCTCATGCTGGTAACCTTATCAAGGCTCTTGCTCCTATTGTTGGCGGTGGCGGTGGCGGCCGTCCTAATATGGCTCAGGCTGGTGGTAAGAACCCTGCCGGTATTGATGAGCTTATTGCTAAAGTACCTGATACAATTCTTGAACAGATTGGATAA
- the rpsU gene encoding 30S ribosomal protein S21 yields the protein MSNVIVKENESLDSALRRFKRNCAKAGIQQEIRKREHYEKPSVRRKKKSEAARKRKFN from the coding sequence ATGTCAAATGTCATCGTTAAAGAAAACGAGTCTTTAGATAGCGCATTACGCAGATTCAAGAGAAACTGTGCTAAGGCAGGCATTCAGCAGGAAATTCGTAAGAGAGAACATTACGAGAAGCCAAGCGTAAGACGTAAGAAGAAGTCAGAAGCAGCTAGAAAACGTAAGTTCAACTAA
- a CDS encoding YabP/YqfC family sporulation protein yields the protein MVDFISSGIRLGQMCDLSRDVVAGLPVISMLGDCEVFIENYRGILEYSSEYLKVSTKIGNIRVSGSNLVIYHMNQDEILLRGRIGKVSLKGEADEKDT from the coding sequence ATGGTCGATTTTATCAGCAGCGGTATAAGGCTCGGACAGATGTGTGATCTTAGCAGAGATGTTGTTGCAGGACTTCCTGTTATATCAATGCTGGGTGACTGCGAGGTTTTTATAGAGAATTACAGAGGTATACTTGAGTATTCAAGCGAATATCTTAAGGTTTCTACGAAGATAGGCAATATAAGGGTAAGCGGGAGCAATCTTGTGATATACCATATGAATCAGGACGAAATCCTTCTTAGGGGACGCATTGGCAAAGTTTCTCTAAAAGGAGAGGCTGATGAAAAGGATACATAA
- a CDS encoding sporulation protein YqfD, translated as MKRIHNYIVIEISGWERERFVNLCCRRGITLYNCQCVKETIRARITRQDYFKTKELRRKCHVHIKVLKKHDIEFLFARYRRNYSIIAGFATAFVLMFIASRFVWSIEFDGNYIYTDDSMRRFLKEHGISTGDKVKNIDTENIEKAIKNELSQVTWVNVRIEGNILKVSIDESKADELHSTTNDGNIISGYSGVIEYIITRSGTPKVTVGDEVSEGDILVENTLYVPDDYEENIQQFQTQAQADILIRTQLSWDKEINAVYADKIYTGRKMTTYAISIDKYEISLGFPRHLKEYDKVVNEGNIKIANFIALPVCVQKITLNEYKENETEYSEEEAAAILNEKAERFIKHLKENEVQINDYHVNIERSGDKYIAHADIDATVPADFDVRKVETSDE; from the coding sequence ATGAAAAGGATACATAATTATATTGTTATTGAAATATCCGGATGGGAGCGGGAAAGGTTCGTTAATCTGTGCTGCAGGCGCGGGATTACATTATATAACTGCCAGTGTGTGAAAGAGACAATAAGAGCGAGAATAACAAGACAGGATTATTTCAAGACTAAGGAATTGCGAAGAAAATGTCATGTTCATATTAAAGTTTTAAAGAAACATGATATAGAGTTTCTTTTTGCAAGATACAGAAGAAATTATTCGATAATTGCTGGCTTTGCCACTGCATTTGTATTGATGTTCATTGCCAGCAGATTCGTGTGGAGTATTGAATTTGATGGAAATTACATATATACAGATGATTCAATGCGCAGGTTTCTTAAAGAGCATGGCATCAGCACAGGTGATAAAGTTAAGAATATAGATACAGAAAATATTGAGAAGGCAATTAAAAATGAACTGTCGCAGGTTACATGGGTTAATGTACGGATTGAGGGAAATATTCTGAAAGTCAGCATTGATGAATCTAAAGCTGATGAGCTACACAGCACCACTAATGATGGCAATATAATATCAGGATATTCCGGTGTTATTGAATACATTATAACAAGAAGCGGAACACCGAAGGTCACTGTTGGTGACGAGGTATCAGAAGGCGATATACTTGTTGAGAATACATTGTATGTTCCTGATGATTACGAGGAGAATATACAGCAATTCCAGACGCAGGCTCAGGCGGATATTCTGATAAGAACGCAGTTATCATGGGATAAGGAGATAAATGCGGTATATGCCGATAAAATATATACTGGACGAAAGATGACGACATATGCCATAAGCATAGATAAATATGAAATTTCTCTCGGCTTTCCACGACATTTAAAAGAGTATGACAAGGTTGTTAATGAGGGGAATATAAAGATTGCTAATTTTATTGCACTTCCTGTATGTGTACAGAAGATTACTCTTAATGAGTATAAGGAAAATGAGACTGAGTATAGTGAGGAGGAAGCAGCGGCTATTCTTAATGAAAAAGCTGAGAGATTTATAAAACATTTGAAAGAAAATGAAGTGCAAATAAATGATTATCATGTTAATATAGAAAGAAGCGGGGATAAGTATATTGCACATGCTGATATTGATGCAACTGTTCCTGCGGATTTTGATGTTAGAAAGGTGGAGACATCTGATGAGTGA
- a CDS encoding PhoH family protein, whose product MSEVESLINIPVEHCSNIFGQFDEYAKVIEKTLKVTIIVRDSSVKVIGAEAAVQRASGVLNYLYELSKRGNQITRQNVDYSIAQSFEEKADSLIEIDSDTVCRTIAGRPIKPKTFGQKEYVDAIRDKMIVFGVGPAGTGKTYLAMAMAINAFKNNEVNKIILTRPAIEAGEKLGFLPGDLQSKVDPYLRPLYDALFQIMGAESFNANMEKGLIEVAPLAYMRGRTLDNAFIILDEAQNTTPAQMKMFLTRIGFGSKVVVTGDMTQKDLSRDTVSGLEIATKVLSKVEEIAFIKLTNKDVVRHPLVQKIVKAYEDYEENQAKAAKRREARKGSQTGRRKN is encoded by the coding sequence ATGAGTGAGGTAGAGAGTCTTATTAATATACCGGTAGAACACTGCTCCAATATATTTGGACAGTTTGATGAATATGCGAAGGTTATAGAGAAAACACTTAAGGTTACGATTATTGTAAGAGACAGCTCTGTGAAGGTTATAGGTGCAGAGGCAGCAGTGCAGAGAGCATCAGGAGTACTTAATTATCTGTATGAGCTGTCTAAGAGAGGCAACCAGATTACAAGACAGAATGTTGATTATTCCATTGCACAGTCATTTGAAGAAAAGGCTGATTCACTGATTGAGATTGATTCTGATACAGTGTGCAGGACGATTGCAGGAAGGCCTATCAAGCCTAAGACATTCGGACAGAAAGAATATGTTGACGCCATAAGGGATAAGATGATTGTGTTCGGAGTAGGACCGGCAGGAACAGGTAAGACATACCTTGCTATGGCGATGGCTATTAATGCATTTAAGAATAATGAGGTCAACAAGATTATTCTTACAAGACCTGCGATTGAGGCTGGTGAAAAGCTCGGATTCCTGCCGGGAGATTTGCAGAGTAAGGTTGATCCGTATCTCAGGCCTCTGTATGATGCACTTTTCCAGATTATGGGTGCAGAGAGCTTTAATGCCAATATGGAAAAAGGTCTTATCGAGGTTGCACCGCTTGCATATATGAGAGGCCGTACACTTGACAATGCATTTATTATTCTTGATGAGGCACAGAATACAACACCTGCACAGATGAAGATGTTCCTTACACGAATTGGATTCGGCTCAAAGGTTGTTGTTACAGGTGATATGACACAGAAGGATCTGTCAAGGGATACCGTGTCAGGTCTTGAGATTGCGACTAAGGTTTTATCCAAGGTTGAAGAGATAGCATTTATAAAGCTTACGAATAAAGATGTTGTAAGGCATCCTCTTGTACAGAAGATTGTCAAGGCATATGAGGATTACGAGGAGAATCAGGCTAAGGCTGCCAAGAGAAGAGAAGCAAGAAAGGGAAGTCAGACAGGAAGGAGAAAAAATTGA
- the ybeY gene encoding rRNA maturation RNase YbeY encodes MTINIEYEAEEKLDLDYEKIITDVVNEAVDYEKCPYEAEVNVTIVDSESIHEINKEYRNIDSPTDVLSFPGVNYVTPSDFDAIEDELENNAEDYFNPDTGELLLGDIVLCVQKIKEQADKYGHSEKRELAFLTAHSMMHLFGYDHMTPEESAVMEAKQNEVLERLGITR; translated from the coding sequence ATGACTATTAATATAGAGTACGAAGCCGAGGAAAAGCTTGACTTAGATTATGAGAAGATAATTACTGATGTTGTCAATGAGGCGGTTGATTATGAAAAATGTCCTTATGAAGCAGAGGTTAATGTAACAATTGTTGACAGTGAATCTATCCACGAGATTAATAAGGAATACAGAAATATTGATTCTCCGACAGATGTACTTTCATTTCCGGGAGTTAATTATGTTACACCTTCGGATTTTGATGCAATTGAGGACGAGTTAGAAAACAATGCTGAGGATTATTTCAATCCTGATACAGGAGAGCTTCTTCTTGGAGATATTGTTCTGTGCGTTCAGAAGATTAAGGAACAGGCGGACAAGTATGGTCATTCTGAAAAAAGGGAGTTGGCATTTCTTACAGCACACAGTATGATGCACCTTTTTGGTTATGACCACATGACACCAGAAGAAAGTGCAGTTATGGAAGCAAAGCAGAATGAAGTACTTGAAAGACTTGGAATTACCCGTTAA
- the cdd gene encoding cytidine deaminase: MTDNELVAKAKEALENSYSPYSHFAVGAALLSTDGQVFIGCNIENSSFGATNCAERTAIFKAVSEGVKDFKAIAIVCSGDQPAYPCGICRQVMSEFFNPDTRIIVEEGGGLKTYTMSEILPDSFSL, translated from the coding sequence ATGACAGATAATGAACTTGTTGCTAAAGCTAAAGAGGCACTTGAGAACTCATATTCACCGTATTCACATTTTGCAGTTGGTGCGGCACTTTTAAGTACTGATGGACAGGTATTTATAGGCTGTAATATTGAGAATTCTTCTTTCGGGGCTACTAACTGTGCAGAAAGAACTGCAATATTTAAGGCGGTCAGTGAGGGTGTAAAGGATTTTAAGGCGATTGCTATTGTATGTTCAGGAGACCAGCCTGCTTATCCGTGTGGAATATGCAGACAGGTGATGTCTGAATTTTTCAATCCTGATACAAGAATTATTGTTGAGGAAGGCGGCGGGCTTAAGACTTATACAATGAGTGAAATTCTGCCAGACAGCTTTTCGTTATAG
- a CDS encoding DegV family protein: MVKIISDSTSDLTKELIDKLDISVIPLHILLGNDEYRDGIDITPDKIYEWADENKTTPKTSAVSIDDTIEMFKCVLEKDRDIVAFAISEDMSTTANVFRLAARELEAEDRIHVIDSENLSTGIGHLVVEAAVMAGKGMSAADIEKNILELRPRVRASFVVDTLTYLHRGGRCSGLAAMAGGVLKLHPRIEVNNGKMNPGKKYRGRMKNVVLDYVKDMEEDLKKAKKDRVFITHSGCDKEIVDEVKNYLKQLDVFDEIYETRAGGVISSHCGPGTLGVLFIAGE; the protein is encoded by the coding sequence ATGGTTAAGATTATTTCGGACAGTACAAGTGATTTGACTAAGGAACTTATAGACAAGCTTGATATATCAGTTATTCCACTTCACATTCTGCTAGGCAATGATGAATATAGGGATGGAATTGATATTACGCCAGATAAGATATATGAATGGGCAGATGAGAATAAGACAACACCTAAGACATCGGCGGTGTCTATTGATGATACAATAGAGATGTTTAAATGTGTTCTTGAGAAAGACCGGGATATTGTAGCATTTGCAATATCAGAGGATATGTCAACTACAGCTAATGTGTTTAGACTTGCGGCAAGAGAGCTTGAGGCAGAGGACAGGATTCATGTAATTGACTCTGAGAATCTGTCTACAGGAATAGGACATCTTGTTGTCGAGGCTGCTGTTATGGCAGGAAAAGGCATGTCTGCAGCTGACATTGAGAAGAATATATTAGAATTAAGACCGAGAGTCAGGGCAAGCTTTGTTGTCGATACGCTTACTTACCTTCACAGAGGAGGAAGATGCAGCGGACTGGCTGCCATGGCTGGCGGTGTACTTAAACTTCATCCAAGAATTGAAGTTAATAATGGAAAGATGAATCCTGGAAAGAAGTACAGAGGACGCATGAAGAATGTTGTACTGGATTATGTTAAGGATATGGAAGAAGACCTTAAGAAGGCTAAGAAAGACCGTGTATTCATTACACACTCTGGCTGTGATAAAGAGATAGTTGATGAAGTAAAGAATTATCTTAAACAACTTGATGTGTTTGATGAAATATATGAAACAAGGGCAGGCGGCGTTATATCTTCTCATTGTGGTCCGGGAACATTAGGAGTTCTTTTTATTGCAGGTGAGTAA
- a CDS encoding TetR/AcrR family transcriptional regulator yields MAKFTKKAIMDCFLNMLKRKNIDRVTVTDICEECGINRNTFYYYFSDIYDVLDSVLIEETEKNINITEDATFYETYSKAASVIIEYRAAVIHVYNSRNRDIIEKYLHNTTEYLVGLFVKKYSKDHKLTEDDREYITSFYSYSIVGIVSRWIGDGMPPYDKDLIKRFSESFDATIDTMINLCEANN; encoded by the coding sequence ATGGCTAAATTTACGAAAAAAGCAATAATGGACTGTTTTCTTAATATGCTAAAGCGTAAGAATATTGACAGGGTAACGGTTACAGATATATGTGAGGAATGTGGAATTAACAGGAATACATTTTATTATTATTTCAGTGATATATATGATGTGCTTGACAGTGTTCTTATAGAAGAGACAGAAAAGAATATTAATATTACGGAAGATGCAACTTTTTATGAGACATATAGTAAGGCAGCTTCTGTTATTATTGAGTATCGTGCAGCAGTTATTCATGTGTATAATTCCAGGAACAGGGATATTATTGAGAAATATCTGCATAATACAACAGAATATCTTGTTGGACTTTTTGTTAAGAAATATTCTAAAGACCATAAGCTTACAGAAGATGACAGAGAGTATATAACAAGCTTTTACAGCTATTCTATTGTTGGAATTGTGTCAAGATGGATAGGCGATGGAATGCCGCCATATGATAAAGATCTTATTAAGCGTTTTTCTGAATCATTTGATGCAACGATTGATACAATGATTAATCTGTGTGAAGCTAATAATTAG
- a CDS encoding oleate hydratase: MSKKALKLGAASILALGAGAAVVSKKNKRNEQRKVTKDIQKRAHEEFRNTERGKYTKNSKGIYYSNGNYEAFARPEKPEGVDDKSAYIVGSGLGALAAACFLVRDGQMKGENIHILEAMDIAGGACDGINDPTRGYVMRGGREMENHFECLWDLFRSIPSIETPGVSVLDEYYWLNKHDPNYSLCRATVNRGEDAHTDGKFNLSQKGCMEIMKLFFTKDEDLYDKTIEDFFDEEVFDSDFWLYWRTMFAFENWHSALEMKLYIQRFIHHIGGLPDFSALKFTKYNQYESLILPMQKYLEDAGVEFRFNTRVDNVIFDFRNGKKIAKTIECTVKGETKSIDLTENDLVFVTNGSCTEGTIYGDHTHAPVGNAEVRTSGCWSLWKNIAAQDSSFGHPEKFCGDISKSNWESATVTTSDEKIISYIKKICKRDPRTGNVVTGGIVSCKDSSWLLSWTINRQGQFKEQKKDEVCVWVYSLFTDVDGDYIKKPMKECTGEEITAEWLYHLGVPVEEIDELAKNHCNTTPTMMPFITAFFMPRRKGDRPDVIPDGCVNFAFLGQFAETPRDTIFTTEYSVRTAMEAVYGLLGVDRGVPEVWGSVYDVRDLLDSSVKLMDGKSPLEIDLGPLNVIKKVVLKKIKGTVIEKVLKDHDVIKDYMKY, from the coding sequence ATGAGCAAAAAGGCGTTAAAACTAGGAGCAGCTTCTATTCTTGCATTGGGGGCAGGTGCGGCAGTTGTATCAAAAAAGAACAAAAGGAATGAGCAGAGGAAGGTAACTAAAGACATTCAGAAAAGAGCACATGAGGAGTTCCGTAATACTGAAAGAGGGAAATATACTAAGAATAGTAAGGGAATATATTACTCTAATGGTAACTATGAAGCATTTGCAAGACCGGAAAAACCAGAAGGAGTTGATGATAAATCAGCTTATATTGTAGGAAGTGGTCTTGGTGCATTAGCTGCAGCGTGCTTTCTTGTAAGAGATGGACAGATGAAGGGTGAGAATATTCACATACTTGAGGCTATGGATATTGCAGGCGGTGCATGTGATGGAATTAATGATCCTACAAGAGGTTATGTAATGCGTGGCGGACGAGAGATGGAGAATCATTTCGAATGTCTGTGGGATTTGTTCAGAAGTATTCCGTCTATTGAGACTCCGGGAGTTTCTGTACTTGATGAATATTACTGGCTTAACAAGCATGATCCTAATTATTCTCTTTGCAGGGCAACTGTAAACAGAGGTGAAGATGCACATACAGATGGCAAATTTAATTTAAGCCAGAAGGGCTGTATGGAAATAATGAAGCTGTTCTTCACTAAAGATGAGGATTTGTATGATAAGACAATTGAAGATTTCTTTGATGAGGAAGTTTTTGATTCAGATTTCTGGCTGTACTGGCGTACGATGTTCGCATTTGAAAACTGGCACAGTGCGCTTGAGATGAAACTTTATATTCAGAGATTTATCCATCATATAGGCGGACTTCCTGATTTCTCAGCATTGAAGTTTACCAAGTATAACCAGTATGAATCACTTATCTTGCCTATGCAGAAATACCTTGAAGATGCAGGTGTTGAGTTCAGGTTTAACACAAGAGTTGATAATGTAATCTTTGATTTCAGGAATGGAAAGAAGATTGCAAAGACTATTGAATGTACTGTAAAAGGTGAGACTAAGTCAATTGATCTTACTGAGAATGATTTGGTGTTCGTTACTAATGGAAGCTGTACAGAAGGTACTATATATGGTGACCATACACATGCACCTGTAGGTAATGCAGAGGTAAGAACAAGCGGTTGCTGGAGTCTGTGGAAGAATATTGCAGCACAGGACAGTTCATTTGGACACCCAGAGAAGTTCTGTGGTGATATATCAAAGTCTAACTGGGAGTCTGCAACTGTTACAACAAGCGATGAGAAGATTATTTCTTACATTAAGAAAATATGTAAGAGGGATCCAAGAACTGGAAATGTTGTTACAGGCGGAATTGTCAGCTGTAAGGATTCAAGCTGGCTTTTAAGCTGGACAATTAACAGACAGGGACAGTTTAAGGAACAGAAGAAGGATGAGGTGTGTGTATGGGTATACAGCCTGTTTACTGATGTTGATGGTGATTATATCAAGAAGCCTATGAAAGAGTGTACAGGTGAAGAGATTACAGCAGAATGGCTGTATCATCTTGGCGTTCCTGTTGAAGAGATTGATGAGCTTGCTAAGAACCACTGTAACACTACACCAACAATGATGCCATTTATTACTGCATTTTTCATGCCAAGAAGAAAAGGTGACAGACCTGATGTTATTCCTGATGGCTGCGTTAATTTTGCATTTCTTGGACAGTTTGCTGAGACTCCGAGGGACACAATATTTACGACAGAGTATTCAGTCAGAACTGCAATGGAGGCTGTATATGGACTGCTTGGCGTAGACAGAGGTGTTCCTGAGGTCTGGGGTAGTGTATATGATGTAAGAGACCTGCTTGATTCATCTGTTAAGCTTATGGATGGCAAATCACCATTAGAGATTGATTTAGGACCGCTTAATGTTATCAAGAAGGTTGTCTTAAAGAAGATAAAAGGAACTGTTATTGAAAAGGTGTTAAAAGACCATGATGTAATTAAAGATTATATGAAATATTAG
- a CDS encoding ZIP family metal transporter, with translation MSEFIILAIPFIGTSLGSAMVFFLKKRIAPKFEKMLLGFAAGVMIAASVWSLLIPSIDMSKGSSAPEWLAALVGFLAGIFFLLLLDTVIPHMHIESKNQEGIRTNSISKTTMMLFAVTLHNIPEGMSVGVAFAGAMMKDSGITATAAMALAIGIAIQNFPEGAIISMPLCGEGMSKKKAFICGVLSGVVEPVGGFITILIAGIITPVLPYLLSFAAGAMMYVVIEELIPESQNGEHSNIGTIGAAVGFALMMVLDIALG, from the coding sequence ATGTCAGAATTTATAATATTAGCAATTCCTTTTATCGGAACATCTCTTGGCTCTGCCATGGTGTTCTTCTTAAAAAAACGGATTGCCCCAAAGTTTGAAAAAATGCTTTTAGGATTCGCGGCAGGAGTTATGATTGCCGCATCAGTATGGTCTTTGCTGATACCATCTATAGATATGTCAAAAGGAAGCAGTGCTCCGGAATGGCTGGCTGCACTGGTTGGTTTTCTCGCAGGAATATTCTTTCTTCTGCTTCTTGATACTGTCATTCCACATATGCATATTGAAAGCAAGAATCAGGAAGGTATTAGAACCAATTCCATATCAAAAACTACCATGATGCTTTTCGCTGTGACATTACACAACATCCCCGAGGGAATGTCAGTCGGTGTTGCATTTGCCGGCGCAATGATGAAGGATTCAGGAATAACTGCTACTGCTGCAATGGCACTTGCAATTGGTATAGCAATACAGAATTTCCCAGAAGGAGCAATTATATCAATGCCATTATGTGGTGAGGGCATGAGTAAGAAGAAAGCATTCATATGCGGAGTGCTTTCTGGTGTTGTTGAACCTGTCGGCGGATTCATAACAATTCTTATTGCTGGTATTATCACGCCTGTTCTTCCTTATCTGCTTTCTTTCGCAGCAGGAGCTATGATGTATGTTGTAATAGAGGAACTTATTCCTGAATCACAGAACGGCGAACACAGCAATATAGGAACTATAGGTGCCGCTGTAGGATTTGCACTTATGATGGTTCTTGATATAGCATTGGGATAG